The following coding sequences lie in one Mercenaria mercenaria strain notata chromosome 5, MADL_Memer_1, whole genome shotgun sequence genomic window:
- the LOC123558752 gene encoding period circadian protein-like isoform X1, whose translation MKILFSSLFLGICLLVLVSETESSTTVKTAAPAAAGSGTGTGTGGGGTGTGTGTGSGSGSSGGGGGGNGANGISAGSVYKWTGLFIATMFLFKVL comes from the exons ATGAAGATTCTATTTAGCAGTCTATTCCTCGGAATCTGCCTGTTGGTGTTAG TTTCAGAGACAGAAAGTTCAACAACAGTAAAGACAGCAGCTCCAGCTGCAG CAGGCAGTGGCACTGGCACTGGCACGGGAGGCGGCGGCACGGGGACTGGTACAGGAACGGGGTCTGGTTCTGGTAGCAGCGGAGGTGGAGGTGGTGGTAACGGAGCGAACGGGATTTCAGCCGGATCAGTATATAAGTGGACAGGATTGTTCATAGCCACAATGTTTTTGTTCAAAGTTCTCTAA
- the LOC123558752 gene encoding period circadian protein-like isoform X2, whose amino-acid sequence MKILFSSLFLGICLLVLVSETESSTTVKTAAPAAGSGTGTGTGGGGTGTGTGTGSGSGSSGGGGGGNGANGISAGSVYKWTGLFIATMFLFKVL is encoded by the exons ATGAAGATTCTATTTAGCAGTCTATTCCTCGGAATCTGCCTGTTGGTGTTAG TTTCAGAGACAGAAAGTTCAACAACAGTAAAGACAGCAGCTCCAGCTGCAG GCAGTGGCACTGGCACTGGCACGGGAGGCGGCGGCACGGGGACTGGTACAGGAACGGGGTCTGGTTCTGGTAGCAGCGGAGGTGGAGGTGGTGGTAACGGAGCGAACGGGATTTCAGCCGGATCAGTATATAAGTGGACAGGATTGTTCATAGCCACAATGTTTTTGTTCAAAGTTCTCTAA